One part of the Parasphingorhabdus sp. SCSIO 66989 genome encodes these proteins:
- a CDS encoding M14 family metallopeptidase, with amino-acid sequence MNGLSDPPAVKPYMQPDLVNYLPAELANIAPQEIKSLFPNPTLVVLEGERDETLFISTLLHGNETTSFEVLQYLEQRYRDATPSRNLMIFIGNVDATAAGKRYLPHQQDFNRIWAHTGPHDASEYHALAQSVIEIARHSNLFASIDIHNNTGNNPHYGCVNTLRPADLQLASLFGPLSVFYRNPSTTQSIAFAELCPAITLECGQSGDIDGRDAAIALIEKVLALDAFTTKPPEEPVRLFETIGRVVIDPECAISFDGSAAELSLTPELATSNFIPMHEGHIWGRSQRAHSPLQVLDEHGRDLTGEFFRYDDGVIALNCDSTPSMITFSLDAIRQDCLCYLMRTIEG; translated from the coding sequence ATGAATGGACTATCTGACCCGCCAGCCGTAAAGCCCTATATGCAGCCTGATCTCGTTAATTACCTCCCTGCCGAACTCGCCAACATCGCGCCGCAGGAGATTAAGAGTCTTTTCCCGAATCCGACTCTGGTGGTGCTTGAAGGCGAGCGCGATGAGACGCTGTTTATCTCCACCCTGCTCCACGGCAATGAGACCACCAGCTTTGAGGTGCTGCAATATCTCGAACAACGCTATCGCGATGCCACACCCAGCCGCAATCTGATGATCTTTATCGGCAATGTTGATGCCACCGCAGCAGGCAAGCGCTATCTGCCGCACCAGCAGGATTTCAACCGCATCTGGGCACATACGGGGCCGCACGATGCCAGCGAGTATCATGCTTTGGCGCAATCGGTGATCGAGATTGCGCGGCATAGCAACCTCTTTGCCAGCATCGATATTCACAACAACACCGGCAACAACCCGCATTATGGCTGCGTCAACACGCTGCGCCCGGCAGATCTGCAGCTGGCTTCGCTGTTCGGCCCGCTAAGCGTCTTCTACCGCAATCCCAGCACCACCCAGTCCATCGCCTTCGCCGAGCTGTGTCCGGCGATCACGCTGGAATGTGGCCAGAGCGGCGACATTGACGGGCGCGATGCGGCAATCGCACTGATCGAGAAGGTGCTGGCGCTGGATGCGTTCACCACCAAGCCGCCGGAAGAGCCGGTGCGTTTGTTCGAAACCATTGGCCGGGTGGTTATCGACCCGGAATGCGCGATCTCCTTTGATGGAAGCGCCGCCGAGCTCAGCCTGACGCCGGAACTGGCGACAAGCAATTTCATACCGATGCACGAGGGGCATATCTGGGGCCGGAGCCAGCGTGCGCATTCGCCGTTGCAGGTTCTCGACGAACATGGCCGGGATTTGACCGGCGAGTTTTTCCGCTATGATGACGGCGTGATTGCGCTGAATTGCGACAGCACGCCTTCGATGATCACCTTCAGCCTCGATGCGATACGCCAGGATTGCCTGTGCTATCTGATGCGGACGATAGAGGGGTGA
- the rodA gene encoding rod shape-determining protein RodA — protein sequence MALVPQPLRNQPWGIILLLLVFTGFGVAILYSAAGGSFSPWAGLHAARFMVFLVMALVISYMPEELFKFAALPVFVIILLMLLGVEILGQVRGGSQRWLELGFMRIQPSELMKPAIVLMVARFYSALPPTMIRSWSAIWPLLIMMGLPAALVLLQPDLGTTITICVGAVTVAFLAGLPMRLFVGAGVVAAIAIPLAYLFLLEPYQQRRVATFLNPENDPLGSGYHITQSKIAIGSGGIDGKGFLNGSQSHLDYLPEGHTDFVFATMAEEWGLIGGIAVIIAYFLLLRWGWRLSIDAPSRFSKLLAGGLTMTIFLYAAINMMMVMGLAPVVGIPLPFLSHGGSSMLTVMICVGMLMAIDRQTRRQPQTSLSSGILA from the coding sequence TTCGTTCAGCCCCTGGGCCGGGCTGCATGCGGCGCGTTTCATGGTGTTTCTCGTGATGGCGCTGGTGATCAGCTATATGCCCGAAGAGCTGTTCAAATTCGCGGCCTTGCCGGTGTTTGTGATCATCCTGCTGATGCTGCTTGGCGTCGAAATTCTCGGCCAGGTCAGAGGCGGCAGCCAGCGTTGGCTGGAACTGGGCTTTATGCGGATCCAGCCGTCAGAACTGATGAAACCCGCCATCGTGCTGATGGTCGCCCGTTTCTACAGCGCCTTGCCGCCCACCATGATCCGCAGCTGGAGCGCGATCTGGCCGCTGCTGATCATGATGGGGCTGCCAGCGGCATTGGTGCTGCTGCAGCCTGATCTTGGCACCACCATCACCATCTGCGTCGGCGCAGTCACCGTCGCCTTTCTCGCCGGTCTCCCAATGCGCCTGTTTGTCGGCGCAGGCGTCGTCGCGGCCATCGCGATTCCGCTTGCCTATCTGTTCCTGCTCGAGCCTTATCAACAGCGCAGGGTCGCAACCTTCCTCAATCCGGAAAATGACCCGCTGGGCTCGGGCTATCATATCACCCAGTCAAAAATCGCTATCGGTTCGGGCGGCATTGACGGCAAGGGCTTTCTCAATGGCTCACAAAGCCATCTCGACTATCTGCCCGAAGGCCATACCGATTTCGTCTTTGCCACCATGGCCGAGGAATGGGGGCTGATCGGCGGCATCGCCGTCATCATCGCCTATTTCCTGCTGCTCCGCTGGGGCTGGCGGCTTTCCATCGATGCACCCAGCCGCTTTTCCAAGCTGCTCGCGGGCGGCCTTACCATGACCATCTTCCTCTATGCCGCGATCAACATGATGATGGTCATGGGCCTCGCCCCGGTGGTCGGCATCCCCCTGCCCTTTTTAAGCCATGGCGGCTCATCTATGCTGACGGTGATGATCTGTGTCGGCATGCTGATGGCCATAGACCGCCAGACACGAAGACAACCCCAAACCAGCCTGAGCAGCGGAATATTGGCCTAA